The Henckelia pumila isolate YLH828 chromosome 2, ASM3356847v2, whole genome shotgun sequence genome includes a window with the following:
- the LOC140879768 gene encoding uncharacterized protein — translation MELKLAHPPNIFKSSAFFDRNSTISSQRCKLHLQRISWKSEDKKSLVHVVKQDENLPSLSELYGMPILADKDIVDGNLVFEGTSPVITYAQVHHCGGREWLRNKLSKTSQDLGFRRREWNQIIIKSSHHHLLRAKTTGSFLVLVPLVVFCIRCIMVAIRSRNARDLGNQEPQISGVGHRMSKSTRWRTALSELRDPDAMDTECEPDFAQVLEDEDRSYIHEHSRDYAKVEDEYQKFLTKCGMSEWGYWRGGSPE, via the exons ATGGAACTGAAGCTTGCTCATCCCCCCAACATCTTCAAATCCTCTGCATTTTTTGACAGAAACTCTACAATATCTTCGCAG AGATGTAAGCTTCATCTTCAGCGGATATCTTGGAAGAGTGAAGATAAGAAAAGCTTGGTTCATGTTGTCAAACA AGATGAAAATCTGCCTTCCCTTTCAGAATTGTATGGGATGCCCATTCTTGCTGACAAGGATATTGTGGATGGTAATCTTGTTTTTGAAGGGACTTCTCCTGTCATCACATATGCTCAAGTG CATCACTGCGGAGGCAGGGAATGGCTTAGAAATAAGCTGTCTAAAACCAGTCAAGACTTGGGATTTCGTCGCAGAGAATGGAATCAGATCATTATTAAGTCATCGCACCATCATTTACTTCGT GCTAAAACCACAGGTTCTTTTCTAGTTCTGGTCCCTCTGGTAGTCTTTTGCATCAGATGCATAATGGTGGCTATTAGAAGTAGAAATGCAAGAGATCTGGGAAATCAAGAACCACAAATTTCGGGAGTTGGTCACCGCATGTCTAAAAGCACGAGATGGAGAACGGCTCTCAGTGAGTTGAGGGATCCAGATGCAATGGATACCGAATGTGAACCAGACTTTGCT CAAGTCTTGGAAGACGAGGATCGATCGTATATCCACGAGCACTCTCGTGATTATGCAAAGGTAGAAGATGAGTATCAAAAGTTCCTTACCAAGTGTGGAATGAGTGAATGGGGTTACTGGCGCGGAGGTTCGCCCGAATAG
- the LOC140879769 gene encoding uncharacterized protein: MAKKTKKELLTSAPWRVESDEEKFKDARLKVTSQPGSTPTMHVPAPNKNSSIHHDSPTEIDPELRYSFHRNFQFLQRVFSIDTLVKPLPPPMAYNVSRNLTFFTRIFTQFFDPQGIADAQKSLGLGQEQKARNVR, translated from the exons ATGGCGAAGAAGACGAAGAAAGAGCTGCTGACGTCGGCCCCATGGAGAGTGGAAAGCGATGAAGAGAAATTCAAAGACGCGAGGCTCAAAGTCACCAGCCAACCAGGCTCCACTCCTACGATGCACGTCCCCGCACCCAACAAAAACTCTTCCATCCACCACGATTCCCCCACGGAAATCGACCCCGAGCTACGATACAGCTTCCACCGCAACTTCCAG TTCCTTCAACGAGTTTTTAGTATCGATACCCTCGTCAAACCTCTTCCTCCGCCCATGGCCTATAATGTTTCCCGCAATTTGACCTTCTTCACCAGGATTTTCACTCAATTTTTCG ATCCCCAAGGTATCGCAGATGCACAGAAATCACTGGGACTAGGCCAGGAACAGAAAGCTCGCAATGTCCGTTGA